In one window of Caballeronia sp. TF1N1 DNA:
- a CDS encoding MFS transporter → MSTPASSGLDGARRIELTRGLIALFAFCCGAIVANLYYAQPITELIAPDLHMKGGTASLIVSLTQIGYALGLFFIVPLGDLLENRRLMIVTALVSIASLTAAAFSHDPVWFLCISLLVGFSSVAVQILIPLAAHLAPDESRGKVVGTIMSGLLLGILLSRPISSVVAGHFGWRAMFGAAAVLMVIVTSVLAFTIPRRQPSHQATYFELIASLGHLVRTMPVLRHRSLYQGLMFASFSLFWTAIPVELTRGFGLTQTQIGLFALIGAMGATSAPIAGRLADAGHTVRATFIALALAALAYLPALIHPAWGVGALVVTGVVLDFAVQMNMVLGQREIYALHATSRNRLNAVYMTSIFVGGACGSALAGPLYEHGGWTLVGWVATAFPLVALVHYLALGRHTAARGH, encoded by the coding sequence ATGTCGACACCAGCATCGTCCGGGCTCGATGGCGCGCGGCGCATCGAGCTCACGCGCGGCCTGATCGCGCTTTTTGCGTTTTGCTGCGGCGCCATCGTCGCGAATCTGTATTACGCGCAGCCGATCACCGAACTCATCGCGCCCGATCTGCACATGAAAGGCGGCACCGCGAGTCTGATCGTCTCGTTGACGCAGATAGGCTATGCGCTCGGCCTCTTCTTCATCGTGCCGCTCGGCGATCTGCTCGAAAACCGAAGGCTCATGATCGTGACCGCGCTCGTTTCCATCGCGAGCTTGACGGCCGCCGCGTTCTCGCACGATCCCGTCTGGTTCCTCTGCATCTCGCTTCTCGTGGGGTTTTCATCCGTCGCGGTGCAGATCCTGATTCCGCTCGCCGCGCATCTCGCGCCCGACGAGTCGCGCGGCAAGGTCGTCGGCACGATCATGAGCGGCTTGCTGCTCGGTATCCTGCTTTCGCGGCCGATTTCCAGTGTGGTCGCGGGCCACTTCGGCTGGCGCGCCATGTTCGGCGCGGCCGCCGTGCTGATGGTCATCGTGACCAGCGTGCTTGCCTTCACCATTCCGCGCCGTCAACCGAGCCATCAGGCGACTTACTTCGAACTGATCGCCTCGCTCGGCCATCTCGTGCGCACGATGCCCGTGCTGCGTCATCGCTCGCTGTATCAAGGGCTGATGTTCGCTTCGTTCAGTCTCTTTTGGACCGCCATACCCGTCGAGCTCACGCGCGGCTTTGGGTTGACGCAGACGCAGATCGGCTTGTTCGCATTGATCGGCGCGATGGGCGCCACTTCCGCGCCGATCGCCGGCCGCCTCGCCGATGCCGGTCACACCGTGCGCGCCACCTTCATCGCGCTGGCGCTTGCGGCGCTCGCGTATCTTCCGGCGTTGATTCATCCGGCGTGGGGCGTGGGCGCGCTCGTCGTCACGGGCGTGGTGCTCGACTTCGCGGTGCAAATGAACATGGTGCTCGGCCAGCGCGAAATCTACGCGCTGCATGCGACGAGCCGGAACCGGCTGAACGCCGTGTATATGACGAGTATCTTCGTGGGCGGCGCGTGCGGCTCGGCACTGGCGGGCCCGCTCTACGAGCACGGCGGCTGGACGCTGGTGGGATGGGTCGCCACGGCGTTCCCGCTTGTGGCGTTGGTGCATTACCTCGCGCTCGGCCGACACACCGCCGCGCGCGGTCACTGA